Proteins encoded together in one Undibacterium sp. CCC3.4 window:
- a CDS encoding MFS transporter yields the protein MGKQLHLDVVPAEAAHSTSAWTWIASLYFAQGMPYIVVMTLSVILYKNLGVDNTAIALYTSWLYLPFVIKPLWSPLVELLSTKRHWICSMELLIGAVFALVALTMPLAWYFQASLALFWLLAFSAATHDISVDGFYMLALEPHEQARYVGVRSMFYRISMLTGQGALVYLAGTVAEHSGSVTLAWSLVFIVLAALFIGLAVWHRHALPRPQSDRPALAGPHMLAEFLLVFRKFMEKKQVWSMLAFLLFYRFGEAQLLKMAAPFLLDSRAVGGLGLSTQAVGIIYGSIGMLALSLGGLLGGLAIAAYGLKACLWPMALAINLPHLAYVYLALAQPDKLLLIGSAVAIEQFGYGFGFAAYILYMIMVSDGEHKTAHYAICTGFMAMSMMLPGMYSGYLQEALGYAHFFVWICLAAVPTFIVTALIRVAPAFGKKAP from the coding sequence ATGGGTAAACAACTGCACTTGGATGTAGTACCAGCCGAAGCGGCGCACAGCACTTCGGCATGGACTTGGATCGCCTCGCTCTACTTTGCCCAAGGTATGCCCTACATCGTCGTCATGACGCTGTCGGTGATTCTGTATAAGAACCTTGGTGTCGACAATACCGCCATCGCCCTCTACACGAGCTGGCTGTATTTGCCGTTTGTGATCAAACCCTTGTGGTCGCCGCTGGTGGAACTGCTCAGTACCAAACGACACTGGATCTGCAGCATGGAGTTGCTGATCGGTGCCGTGTTTGCACTGGTCGCCTTGACGATGCCGCTGGCCTGGTATTTTCAAGCCAGCCTGGCGCTGTTTTGGTTGCTGGCCTTCAGTGCCGCGACCCACGACATCAGTGTCGATGGTTTTTACATGCTGGCGCTGGAGCCGCATGAACAGGCGCGCTATGTCGGGGTACGCAGCATGTTTTACCGCATCTCCATGCTCACCGGGCAGGGCGCTTTAGTCTATCTGGCTGGCACGGTCGCCGAGCACAGTGGCAGCGTGACTTTGGCTTGGAGTTTGGTGTTCATCGTGCTCGCGGCACTATTCATCGGCTTGGCTGTGTGGCATCGCCATGCATTGCCGCGACCTCAGAGTGATCGGCCAGCTCTGGCCGGCCCCCACATGCTGGCAGAGTTTTTGCTGGTATTCCGGAAATTTATGGAAAAAAAACAAGTATGGAGCATGCTGGCCTTCTTACTGTTCTATCGTTTCGGTGAAGCCCAGTTACTGAAAATGGCCGCTCCTTTTTTACTCGATAGCCGTGCCGTTGGCGGTCTCGGTTTATCCACCCAAGCCGTCGGCATTATCTACGGCAGCATAGGTATGCTGGCGCTGAGCCTCGGTGGCTTGCTGGGTGGCTTGGCGATTGCCGCCTACGGTTTGAAAGCCTGCCTGTGGCCGATGGCATTGGCCATCAATCTGCCCCACCTGGCCTATGTGTATCTGGCGTTGGCGCAGCCCGATAAGCTATTGCTGATCGGCAGTGCAGTTGCTATTGAGCAGTTCGGCTACGGCTTTGGTTTTGCCGCCTATATTTTGTACATGATCATGGTTTCTGACGGTGAACATAAAACCGCCCATTATGCGATTTGCACCGGCTTCATGGCCATGAGCATGATGTTGCCCGGTATGTACAGTGGCTATTTGCAAGAGGCGCTAGGCTATGCCCATTTTTTCGTCTGGATTTGTTTGGCGGCAGTGCCCACCTTCATCGTGACGGCGCTGATACGCGTCGCCCCCGCCTTCGGTAAGAAAGCCCCATGA
- a CDS encoding ABC transporter substrate-binding protein has translation MNHTHPQHGQRELGKPLRSGRKLLGLAGIIFCLLLTVAHASAAEKILRVLLTTPEGVLDPAVATDVTTVSLNENIFEAPLSYEYLARPLKLQANTAQAMPEISADGKTYILRFRSGIHFTPDPVFQGRPRELTAADYAYSLRRLYDPSLKSPWLFMFEGKLVGDEKWRAKQFVNGKKFANAPDIAGIQVLDRYTLQLRLNAPDSNFLYILATNAVSALAREVVEQYGSDVGNHPVGTGPYRLSEWQRSYRLVLQANPDYRRVVFAETAAPGDTLKQAIATDLAGKTLPRIQQIRISIVEEPQTRVLSFLEGQFDYLEQVPPLLSDMVMKQGKLLPRVQQQGIRLALFPTLQTYYMWMNMEDPVIGGYTAEKIALRRAIALSYDSQQDIELSEKGLALAAQSPLPPNVLGYDAGFRSPLRHDLVLANALLDHFGYTRAADHYRRLPDGRPLELLMHTQASTTGRLRDEVWRKNFSALGLRVRFKSDKMSEILRAARLGKVQMTEANWIADFPDGENFYQLLYGGNIGRANYAHFNLPAFNQRYEQAAKMSDTPERRELYRQMALLVHGYNPWVLRLHPLSADLTQPWLKNYLRHPVNFTAWRYLELDPVTVPPPTASTTR, from the coding sequence ATGAATCACACTCACCCCCAGCATGGCCAGCGTGAGCTTGGCAAGCCTTTGCGCTCTGGCCGCAAGTTGCTCGGCCTGGCAGGCATCATTTTTTGTTTACTGCTAACAGTCGCTCACGCCAGCGCAGCGGAAAAAATTCTGCGTGTCTTATTAACCACTCCCGAGGGCGTGCTGGATCCGGCCGTTGCGACCGATGTGACGACCGTGAGCTTGAATGAAAATATTTTCGAAGCGCCGCTCAGCTACGAATACTTGGCGCGCCCGCTCAAACTCCAAGCCAATACCGCGCAAGCGATGCCGGAAATCAGCGCTGATGGCAAAACCTATATATTGCGTTTCCGCTCAGGTATACATTTTACGCCCGACCCGGTATTTCAAGGCCGTCCGCGCGAATTGACCGCCGCCGATTATGCTTACAGCCTACGACGACTGTATGACCCAAGCTTGAAATCGCCGTGGCTATTCATGTTTGAAGGAAAACTGGTTGGCGACGAGAAATGGCGCGCCAAGCAATTTGTGAACGGCAAAAAATTTGCTAATGCGCCCGACATCGCCGGTATTCAAGTGCTTGACCGGTATACCTTGCAACTGCGTTTGAATGCGCCAGACAGCAATTTTTTATATATCTTGGCAACCAATGCCGTGTCCGCCTTGGCACGTGAAGTGGTGGAGCAATATGGCAGCGATGTCGGCAATCATCCAGTCGGTACCGGTCCGTATCGTCTCAGTGAATGGCAGCGCAGTTATCGTTTGGTATTACAGGCCAATCCTGATTATCGCCGCGTGGTGTTTGCTGAAACGGCAGCCCCTGGCGATACGCTCAAGCAAGCCATCGCCACCGATCTGGCAGGTAAAACCTTGCCGCGTATTCAACAAATTCGCATTTCCATTGTTGAAGAACCACAAACGCGCGTACTCAGCTTCCTCGAAGGGCAATTTGACTACCTCGAACAAGTGCCGCCTTTGCTGTCCGACATGGTCATGAAACAAGGAAAATTATTACCTCGAGTGCAGCAGCAAGGTATACGGCTGGCCTTGTTTCCCACCTTGCAGACCTATTACATGTGGATGAACATGGAAGACCCTGTGATCGGCGGATACACAGCGGAAAAAATTGCCCTGCGCCGTGCGATCGCGCTCAGCTATGACAGTCAACAAGATATCGAATTGTCAGAGAAAGGCTTAGCGCTTGCCGCGCAATCGCCGCTGCCACCGAACGTGCTCGGCTATGATGCCGGCTTTCGCAGTCCGCTGCGGCATGATCTGGTGTTGGCCAATGCCTTGCTTGACCACTTCGGTTACACGCGCGCAGCCGATCATTATCGCCGTCTGCCCGATGGCCGCCCCTTGGAATTGCTCATGCATACGCAAGCCAGTACCACCGGTCGCCTGCGTGACGAAGTCTGGCGCAAAAATTTCTCGGCACTCGGCCTGCGGGTACGCTTCAAATCTGACAAAATGTCCGAAATTCTGCGCGCGGCACGCTTGGGTAAAGTGCAAATGACCGAAGCGAATTGGATTGCCGACTTCCCGGACGGAGAAAATTTCTATCAACTTTTATATGGTGGAAATATCGGGCGGGCCAATTATGCGCACTTCAATTTACCGGCGTTTAATCAGCGCTATGAACAAGCGGCTAAAATGAGTGACACGCCAGAACGCCGTGAACTGTATCGGCAGATGGCGTTACTGGTGCACGGCTACAATCCTTGGGTGCTGCGCCTGCATCCCTTGTCGGCCGATTTGACACAGCCATGGTTAAAAAATTACCTGCGCCACCCGGTCAACTTTACCGCCTGGCGCTATCTCGAGCTCGACCCTGTCACCGTACCACCGCCAACTGCCTCAACAACGCGCTAA
- a CDS encoding hybrid sensor histidine kinase/response regulator — translation MSELKLSNDIQNLSVYQRRFLFGGSTLLTIAILVAYVLAITSSIQNYIAEGESVYLTHRTLLLLEVSKAENALHSDVLAAETPWEDWQESVYHLNEKLVQHGGMLRIGGMGKINPQLLLADTNHANAAQHYAAMCAVSEILSYENSANSSADPRRVSGYFFNLDRSFLSIFPPPPTSASAIAQTPIQLRRLIADITPTIDELELPTVAAELKQSRRIIWQALARDPFSGIDSFKLVQAAFKDRSPFAVIVRNFPGSIIFKQLHQTPYDGNFMLIGPQRELLFSTWFKQASDPGLTERVLQSDSWLQNLDSSAFFYHDGMFTISEPLGGTGWIFAYAYSWRTILEAKLFSMLAYTSGAAALIALLWCLVFIFDRRIFIPILQRSERVFESEALNRSIIARAPFGISLLSLHDGSVLLNNDTMAAYENTEQPLSQKMLALYAQQTDNPRAPVDAYDMSLTMSDGDERHLLVNLVNSRFQAQEVLLCHYVDITIRKRLEQKLQEAKMAADAANHAKSVFLATMSHEIRTPLNSILGNLELLSHSSLNQLQQDRVERVVASSRSLLAILNDILDFSKVESGQMFLENIHFNAISLVEQALADFVYLAQEKNLSLFFTVTPTTPPCYAGDPTRLRQILLNLLSNAIKFTDHGAISVTLSYREPHLVLQVSDTGLGINPARQQQLFAPFIQADSSTTRLYGGTGLGLALCKRVIDLMGGNIVLDSEEGRGSSFTVSMPLLVAAHWPALPLGLPARLQLWCPQRTWQAALLPHFTAWNIHVTLLSHPDQVQEKNALLVRVGTDSRAAEARMPSLHSSTGWLLELTENGPRTAIHGTRHTLLSCYALLALQASLIDIASAMHNKQSSALLAALPNAAKPVWDGVRVLVVEDHPVNLMLIEEQLTVLGYHITASDSAVNALILFNQNNYDVVLTDLGMPGMNGYTFAEILRKQGATLPIIAITAEASVEEHQRCKQAGIDEILLKPVSLEQLERVVTAALSARARGDFKLAYTPAAQSLSVELRQALYQTTQSSLTTIRAAVATREASSIKAELHSLRGAFAMLRQTQVVAACHDFDLCVQRGFRGSEAALAALERCLDEALARC, via the coding sequence ATGAGTGAATTGAAACTAAGCAACGACATTCAAAATCTCAGCGTCTATCAACGCCGTTTTTTATTCGGCGGCAGTACGCTACTGACCATCGCCATTCTGGTAGCCTATGTGCTGGCCATCACCTCGAGCATACAAAATTATATTGCCGAAGGCGAAAGTGTTTACCTGACGCACAGAACACTGTTATTACTGGAAGTGTCGAAAGCAGAAAACGCCTTGCATAGCGATGTATTGGCAGCAGAAACGCCATGGGAGGATTGGCAAGAATCAGTCTATCATTTGAACGAAAAGCTGGTGCAGCACGGTGGCATGCTGCGCATTGGTGGCATGGGTAAAATCAATCCGCAACTATTGCTTGCCGACACCAATCACGCGAATGCGGCGCAACACTATGCAGCCATGTGCGCAGTGAGTGAAATTCTCAGTTACGAAAATTCCGCCAATTCAAGTGCCGATCCACGTCGCGTATCAGGGTATTTTTTCAATTTGGACCGTAGCTTTTTGTCGATTTTCCCACCGCCACCGACGAGCGCATCCGCCATTGCTCAGACACCAATACAGCTGCGTCGCTTGATTGCCGATATCACGCCGACCATCGACGAACTCGAGCTTCCCACTGTTGCTGCGGAATTAAAACAATCACGCCGCATCATTTGGCAAGCGCTGGCACGCGATCCCTTTTCCGGCATAGATAGTTTCAAACTGGTACAAGCGGCATTCAAAGACCGCTCGCCATTCGCGGTCATCGTCAGGAATTTTCCTGGAAGTATTATTTTCAAGCAACTGCATCAAACGCCTTATGATGGCAATTTCATGCTCATCGGTCCGCAACGCGAGTTGCTGTTCAGCACTTGGTTCAAGCAAGCCTCCGACCCAGGCCTGACTGAGCGCGTGCTGCAGTCAGACAGTTGGTTACAGAATCTCGATTCCTCTGCATTTTTTTACCATGATGGTATGTTCACCATCAGTGAGCCGCTGGGCGGGACTGGTTGGATTTTTGCGTATGCTTATTCGTGGCGCACCATACTTGAAGCAAAGCTATTCAGTATGCTGGCCTATACCAGCGGTGCCGCGGCGCTGATCGCCTTGCTCTGGTGTTTGGTGTTTATATTCGACCGACGGATTTTTATTCCTATCTTGCAACGTTCGGAACGCGTGTTTGAAAGTGAAGCACTGAACCGTAGCATTATCGCGCGGGCACCATTTGGTATCAGTCTGTTGTCCCTGCACGATGGCAGCGTCTTACTCAACAATGACACGATGGCGGCGTATGAAAATACCGAGCAACCGCTGTCGCAAAAAATGCTGGCCTTGTATGCGCAACAAACGGATAACCCGAGAGCACCGGTTGATGCGTATGATATGAGCTTGACCATGAGCGACGGCGATGAGCGGCATTTATTGGTCAATTTAGTCAATAGCCGCTTCCAAGCACAGGAAGTGTTATTGTGCCATTACGTCGATATTACGATTCGCAAACGCTTGGAACAAAAATTACAGGAAGCCAAGATGGCGGCCGATGCGGCCAACCATGCCAAATCGGTTTTTTTGGCGACCATGAGTCATGAAATTCGCACGCCACTCAATAGCATACTCGGCAACTTGGAACTTTTATCTCATTCCAGTTTGAATCAATTACAACAGGATAGGGTCGAACGGGTGGTCGCCTCGTCGCGTAGTTTGCTGGCAATTCTCAACGATATTCTGGATTTTTCCAAAGTTGAATCAGGGCAAATGTTTTTGGAAAATATTCACTTCAATGCCATCAGTTTGGTCGAGCAAGCGCTGGCAGATTTTGTGTACTTGGCCCAGGAAAAAAACTTGTCTTTATTTTTCACCGTCACACCGACTACTCCCCCATGCTATGCCGGCGACCCGACCCGGCTGCGACAAATTCTGCTCAATCTTTTGAGTAACGCCATCAAATTCACCGACCATGGTGCCATCAGCGTCACACTCAGTTATCGTGAACCACACTTAGTATTGCAAGTCAGCGATACCGGTCTCGGTATCAACCCAGCGCGGCAACAGCAATTATTTGCACCATTCATCCAAGCTGACAGCTCAACGACCCGGCTTTACGGCGGTACTGGTTTGGGGCTGGCTTTGTGCAAGCGTGTGATCGACTTAATGGGTGGCAACATTGTGCTCGACAGTGAAGAGGGGCGCGGCAGCAGCTTTACGGTCAGTATGCCACTGCTCGTGGCAGCCCACTGGCCGGCGCTGCCGCTCGGCTTACCCGCTCGGCTGCAGCTATGGTGCCCGCAGCGCACTTGGCAAGCCGCTTTACTCCCGCATTTCACGGCTTGGAATATCCATGTCACGCTGCTGTCTCATCCCGATCAAGTACAGGAAAAAAATGCTTTACTGGTGCGCGTAGGAACCGATTCCCGCGCAGCGGAAGCACGCATGCCATCACTGCACTCGTCCACTGGCTGGTTACTGGAATTGACAGAAAATGGCCCGCGCACGGCAATTCATGGGACCCGCCACACCTTGCTGTCATGCTACGCATTGCTAGCCTTACAGGCTAGCCTCATTGATATTGCCAGCGCCATGCACAACAAGCAGTCGTCGGCGCTACTGGCGGCGCTGCCTAACGCGGCCAAGCCGGTTTGGGATGGCGTGCGGGTGCTGGTGGTAGAGGACCATCCGGTGAATCTGATGCTGATTGAAGAACAACTGACCGTGCTCGGCTACCATATCACGGCGAGCGATTCGGCCGTCAATGCCTTGATTCTTTTCAATCAAAACAACTACGATGTCGTACTGACCGACCTCGGCATGCCCGGCATGAATGGCTATACCTTTGCGGAGATCTTACGTAAGCAAGGCGCGACCTTGCCCATCATCGCCATCACCGCCGAAGCCTCGGTGGAAGAGCACCAACGCTGCAAACAAGCCGGGATTGATGAAATCTTGTTGAAGCCTGTGAGTTTGGAGCAACTTGAGCGCGTCGTCACGGCGGCACTCAGCGCGCGTGCGCGCGGCGATTTCAAACTGGCGTATACGCCGGCAGCGCAGAGTTTGAGCGTAGAATTGCGCCAGGCCTTGTACCAAACCACACAATCTTCGCTGACGACGATCCGGGCTGCCGTCGCGACGCGTGAAGCGAGCAGCATCAAGGCGGAATTGCACTCCTTGCGCGGCGCCTTTGCCATGCTGAGGCAGACGCAGGTAGTGGCGGCGTGCCATGACTTCGATCTCTGCGTGCAGCGTGGTTTCAGAGGCAGCGAGGCGGCGCTGGCCGCATTAGAACGCTGCCTCGACGAGGCCTTAGCGCGTTGTTGA
- a CDS encoding response regulator transcription factor encodes MSTFSLRIVIADDHPAILIGNRQALQAMATIEVVATVRNSSELIAVLETENCDILVTDYSMPGGEYGDGMALFEFIQRRYPALKIVIMTMLDSPIVLRPLIRSGIRCILSKSDDSTHLIPAIHVASAGGSYFSPTIAAMAQELENNTRGNVSKSELTKRELEILRYYTSGLSVTEIAEVLSRSKQTISSQKSSAMKKLGIEREADLFKYAMEMGLISSSQ; translated from the coding sequence ATGTCGACGTTTTCACTTCGTATCGTCATTGCCGATGATCATCCGGCCATACTGATCGGGAACAGGCAAGCACTACAAGCAATGGCCACCATAGAAGTCGTTGCTACAGTCAGAAATTCCAGCGAATTGATCGCGGTATTGGAAACAGAAAATTGCGATATTCTAGTCACTGATTATTCCATGCCTGGCGGCGAATACGGCGATGGCATGGCCTTGTTTGAATTTATTCAGCGCCGTTATCCGGCGCTCAAAATTGTCATCATGACGATGCTCGACAGTCCCATCGTGCTGCGCCCGTTGATCCGCTCCGGCATCCGTTGTATTCTGAGTAAATCGGATGATTCCACGCATCTCATCCCCGCCATCCATGTCGCCTCCGCCGGCGGCAGTTACTTCTCACCAACCATTGCGGCGATGGCGCAGGAATTGGAAAATAATACGCGTGGCAACGTCAGCAAAAGCGAGCTGACCAAACGCGAGCTCGAAATTCTGCGCTATTACACATCCGGTTTAAGTGTGACGGAAATCGCCGAGGTGTTGAGTAGAAGCAAGCAGACCATCAGTTCGCAGAAATCGAGTGCGATGAAAAAGCTGGGTATAGAACGCGAAGCCGATCTGTTCAAATATGCGATGGAAATGGGTTTAATTTCTTCTTCACAATAA